ACCGTGCGCGGCGTCGGCTACCGCTTCGACCGGCACGCCGACGTCGCGGTGCGCTACGCCTCGACGCCGTCGCCCGACCTCTTCTGATCTGCTCCGACGACGTTCGGCGAACTCGCAGCGAACGGAGCCCGGACACGCTGGCGCGCCGTTACCTCGCCGTTATACAGTCGGAGTCGCAGGCAGTGTTTGCTGTGGCACCGCCTGCGGAATGTGATTGCAGGACACTCTTGGTGCAAGGGAGAGGGCCGGTCGCTCAGAAGGCGACCGGCCCTCGTCACGTCCCGGCCCTCGTCACATCCCGGCCCTCGTCACATCCCGGCCCGGTCCGCTGTCCCCCGCGACCCGACCGGTGTCACACGCCCCTCGGTAGTGTGGACCGACCGTACGACCGGAGGGACGACGACCGTGGACGACGTACGCCGCAGCGACAAGGCGACCGCCGTCGCGGCCTGGGAAGCCCTGTTCCGGGCACAGGTGACCGTGATGCGCGCACTCAACACCGACTTCCCGGGCGGTGAGATCTCCTTCAACGAGTACGACGTCTGCTTCAACCTGTCGACGCAGCCCGGACGACGCTGCCGGATGCGCGACCTGACCGGTCACCTGCTCCTGACACAGCCGAGCGTGAGCCGCCTGGTCGACCGCCTCGCCTCGCGCGGCATCGTCGAGAAGCAACCCGACCCGTCGGATGCGCGCGGCGTGATCGTCGCCCTCACGGCACACGGCTTCGACGTCTACCGCTCGGTGGCGGTGCAGCACGCGCAGACCATCGCCGACCAGGTCGGAGCCGGACTCGACGACGACGAACTCCGCACCCTCACGGAGCTGTGCACGAAGCTGCGCACCGCAGCCGGCGGTACCGGTCCCCGTCCGTCCGAGGCGGTGTCCGCGTGAGCGGCGCGGTCGTCTGGCTGCGCGAGGATCTCCG
The sequence above is drawn from the Curtobacterium sp. MR_MD2014 genome and encodes:
- a CDS encoding MarR family winged helix-turn-helix transcriptional regulator encodes the protein MDDVRRSDKATAVAAWEALFRAQVTVMRALNTDFPGGEISFNEYDVCFNLSTQPGRRCRMRDLTGHLLLTQPSVSRLVDRLASRGIVEKQPDPSDARGVIVALTAHGFDVYRSVAVQHAQTIADQVGAGLDDDELRTLTELCTKLRTAAGGTGPRPSEAVSA